GAGATCCGCGATCAGGAACGCCATGTCGATCGACTGCTCGGCATTGAGCCGCGGATCGCAGGCGGTGTGATAGCGGTTGTTGAGGTCCTCATCGGTGATCGCGCGGGCGCCGCCGATGCATTCGGTGACGTTCTGCCCGGTCATCTCCAGATGCACGCCGCCGGCATGGGTGCCTTCCGCGGCGTGGATGGTGAAGAACGAGCGCACCTCCGACAGGATGCGATCGAACGGCCGGGTCTTGTAGCCGGAGTTCGACGTGATGGTGTTGCCGTGCATCGGATCGCACGACCACACCACCTTGCGGCCCTCGCGCTGCACGGCGCGGATCATCGCCGGCAGGTGATCGCCGATCTTCTCATGGCCGAACCGGCCGATCAGCGTCAGCCGGCCCGGCTCGTTGTCGGGATTGAGCACGTCGATCAGCTTCAAGAGTTCGTCGGTCTTCAGCGACGGGCCGCATTTCAGCCCGATCGGATTCTTGATGCCGCGGAAATACTCGACATGGGCGTGATCGAGCTGGCGGGTGCGGTCGCCGATCCACAGCATGTGGCCGCTGGTCGCGTACCAATCGCCGGTGGTCGAGTCGACGCGGGTCATCGCCTGCTCGTAGCCGAGCAGCAACGCTTCGTGGCTGGTGTAGAAATCGGTGGTGCCGAGCGAGCTATCGACCGCAAACGTCAGCCCGCAGGCGCGCATGAAATCGAGCGCACCGGAGACGCGATCGGCGAGATCCGCATAGGCCTTCGACTGCGGAGAGTCGCTGACCGACTGCAGCATCCAGCGATGCACGTTCTCGACGCTGGCATAGCCGCCCTTGGCGAAGGCGCGCAGCAGGTTCAGCGTCGCCGCCGACTGCCGATAGGCCTCGAGCTGACGGCGCGGATCGGGCACGCGCGACTCCGCAGTGAAGCCAATGTCGTTGACGATGTCGCCGCGATAGCTCGGCAGTTCGACGCCGTCGCGTTTCTCGAATGGTGCCGAGCGCGGCTTGGCGAACTGGCCGGCGATGCGGCCGACCTTCACCACCGGCGAAGCGCCCGCATAGGTCAGCACGATCGCCATCTGCAGGAAGACGCGGAACAGGTCGCGGATGTTGTTGGCGCCATGCTCGGCGAAGCTCTCGGCGCAATCGCCGCCCTGAAGCAGGAAGGATTCGCCGGCGGCGACGCTGGCCAGCGCCTTCTTCAGGTTGCGCGCCTCACCTGCAAAAACCAGCGGCGGAAAGGTCGACAGCTGCGCCTCGACGTCGCCCAGCGCCTTCGCGTCCGGGTAGTCCGGCATCTGCTGAACCGGCTTGCTGCGCCAGCTATCGGGTGTCCAACGTTCGGACATGAGACCAACTCCTGAGGACCTGCCGCGCTAATATATGTTCGCGAAGGCCGCGTTATACACAGCGTCCTTCCCGGCCGCTAGGTAGAATTCCGCAAAGCGTCACAAGCTGTTGCGAATAATATGGAAATCGCCACGGCGCGGCGGAATCCGCGGTTGCGGCAAACCCGGGGCAAACCTCGGGCAAAGCTCAGGCGGGCTTATTCGGCGGCGTCGCGGACATAACGGGCGGTCGGCGTCCGCATCGTCACCAGTTCTTCGGCCGCGGTCGGGTGCAGTGCCATGGTGGAATCGAAGTCGGCCTTGGTCGCCTTCATCTTCACCGCAATCGCGATCACCTGGACCAGTTCGCCGGCCTCGGGCCCGACGATGTGGCAGCCGAGCACGCGATCGCTGTCGGCGTCGACGATCAGTTTCATCAGCGTGCGGACCTGGCTGCCCGACAGCGTCGCCTTCATCGGGCGGAAGTCGGCCTTGTAGATATCGACGCGGTCGTACAGCGCGCGCGCCTGGGACTCGGTCAGGCCGACGGTGCCGACCTCCGGCTGCGAGAACACCGCGGTCGGGATGTTGGTGTAGTCGACCTGCCCAGGCCGATTGCCGAACACGGTGTCGGCGAAGGCGTGGCCCTCGCGGATCGCCACCGGCGTCAGGTTGATGCGATGGGTGACGTCGCCGATCGCATAGATGTGCGGCACCGAGGTCTGGCAGTACTCGTTGACGGCGATGCCGCCATTGTCCGGATTGATCGCGACGCCGGTCTTTTCCAGGCCGAGATTGGCGACGTTGGGATGCCGGCCGATCGCGAACATCACCTGGTCCGAGGCGATGCTGGAGCCGCTCGACAGATGCGAGGTGTACTCGTCGCCGAGCTTCTCGACCTTCGCCACGGTGCAGCCGGTGAGGATGCTGATGCCGGCCCGCTCCATCTCGGTGCGGACATGGCTGCGGACATCCTCGTCGAAGCCGCGCAGAATGTTGTCGCCGCGATACACCAGGGTGACGTCGCTGCCGAGCCCGGCGAAGATGCAGGCGAATTCCAGCGCGATGTAGCCGC
The DNA window shown above is from Rhodopseudomonas palustris HaA2 and carries:
- the gor gene encoding glutathione-disulfide reductase; its protein translation is MTEFDTDLFVIGGGSGGVRAARIAAGHGARVIVAEEYRFGGTCVIRGCVPKKLMVYASHFHHDFRDAAGFGWTVAEAQFDWPTLIANKDKEIARLESIYATNVEKSGARTVKARAVFEDPHTLRLSTGETVRAKYVLIATGGAPNHGTMIPGIEHVISSNEVFHLPELPKRILIQGGGYIALEFACIFAGLGSDVTLVYRGDNILRGFDEDVRSHVRTEMERAGISILTGCTVAKVEKLGDEYTSHLSSGSSIASDQVMFAIGRHPNVANLGLEKTGVAINPDNGGIAVNEYCQTSVPHIYAIGDVTHRINLTPVAIREGHAFADTVFGNRPGQVDYTNIPTAVFSQPEVGTVGLTESQARALYDRVDIYKADFRPMKATLSGSQVRTLMKLIVDADSDRVLGCHIVGPEAGELVQVIAIAVKMKATKADFDSTMALHPTAAEELVTMRTPTARYVRDAAE
- a CDS encoding class II 3-deoxy-7-phosphoheptulonate synthase, which translates into the protein MSERWTPDSWRSKPVQQMPDYPDAKALGDVEAQLSTFPPLVFAGEARNLKKALASVAAGESFLLQGGDCAESFAEHGANNIRDLFRVFLQMAIVLTYAGASPVVKVGRIAGQFAKPRSAPFEKRDGVELPSYRGDIVNDIGFTAESRVPDPRRQLEAYRQSAATLNLLRAFAKGGYASVENVHRWMLQSVSDSPQSKAYADLADRVSGALDFMRACGLTFAVDSSLGTTDFYTSHEALLLGYEQAMTRVDSTTGDWYATSGHMLWIGDRTRQLDHAHVEYFRGIKNPIGLKCGPSLKTDELLKLIDVLNPDNEPGRLTLIGRFGHEKIGDHLPAMIRAVQREGRKVVWSCDPMHGNTITSNSGYKTRPFDRILSEVRSFFTIHAAEGTHAGGVHLEMTGQNVTECIGGARAITDEDLNNRYHTACDPRLNAEQSIDMAFLIADLLKQGRAGKVSPLPVAAGL